In Campylobacter vicugnae, a genomic segment contains:
- a CDS encoding ATP-dependent Clp protease ATP-binding subunit encodes MANIFDELTSMSQDLIDSAISLAIGNKNPQVVPLHMLWALSADSNSILNQILNKVNVSKEALVLDIKSSANNLPQSSNVSKNNIKISNELVDSFERARALMISFGDKFIAVDSWIIANLDIEPIKGILSKYIDLLEIKKELEAMRGGKSIDTQTADENLDSLSKFGIDLTKKASSGELDPVIGRDEEITRMMQILIRKTKNNPILLGEPGVGKTAIVEGLAQLIVKKSVPTTLANKRVIALDMSALIAGAKYRGEFEDRLKAIIDEVKKAGNIILFIDEIHTIVGAGASEGSMDAANILKPALARGELHTVGATTLKEYRKYFEKDAALQRRFQPVNVAEPSVNEALQILRGIKDRLEVHHNVTITDSALVAATKLSHRYISGRFLPDKAIDLIDEAAAELKMQIESEPFELAKAKREIETLIVEKEALKMEGEDKNSERLTQIEKELANLNEKKSSLEMKFKNEKDVFDSISQSKKLIDSLSMQADEYQRKGEFEKVAELRYSQIPQAQKSIADLELKWNEMKKDGVLLRNEVDEDMVAGILSKWTGIPAGKMLSNEKERYLNIENHLKQSVIGQDEALHALARAIKRNKAGLSSQNRPIGSFLFLGPTGVGKTESAKALAKFLFDDEKAMIRFDMSEYMEKHAVSRLLGAPPGYVGFEEGGQLTEAVRRKPYSVILFDEVEKAHKDVFNILLGILDDGRATDSKGVTVDFKNTIIILTSNIGSSAIMDLSGKEREDAINLALKEYFKPEFLNRLDDTIIFNPLGQDELGAIVGIMFKELEATLLGRGIRANLSQNAIKLISQAGFDVVYGARPLRRALYGLVEDKIADMILKDEIASGDNITIDAINDEIVINKG; translated from the coding sequence ATGGCAAATATATTTGATGAGCTTACCTCAATGAGTCAGGATTTAATAGATAGTGCTATATCTTTGGCTATTGGAAATAAAAATCCTCAAGTAGTGCCTTTGCATATGCTTTGGGCGCTTAGTGCTGATAGCAACTCTATTTTAAATCAAATTTTAAATAAGGTAAATGTAAGCAAAGAGGCCTTAGTATTGGATATAAAAAGTAGTGCTAATAATCTACCTCAAAGCTCAAATGTATCAAAAAACAATATCAAAATCTCAAATGAACTAGTAGATAGTTTTGAGCGTGCTAGGGCTTTGATGATTAGTTTTGGGGATAAATTTATAGCAGTTGATAGCTGGATAATTGCAAATTTAGATATTGAGCCAATTAAAGGAATTTTATCTAAATATATCGATCTGCTCGAGATTAAAAAAGAGCTAGAGGCAATGCGTGGTGGAAAGAGTATAGATACTCAAACTGCTGATGAAAATCTAGATTCTTTAAGTAAATTTGGAATTGATTTAACTAAAAAAGCATCTAGTGGAGAGCTAGATCCTGTAATAGGTAGAGATGAAGAGATAACTAGAATGATGCAAATTCTAATTAGAAAGACTAAAAATAATCCTATCTTACTAGGTGAGCCAGGCGTTGGTAAGACCGCAATTGTAGAGGGTTTAGCTCAGTTAATAGTCAAAAAATCAGTCCCTACAACATTAGCAAATAAAAGAGTAATCGCTCTTGATATGAGTGCTTTAATTGCTGGAGCAAAATATAGAGGCGAGTTTGAAGATAGGCTAAAAGCGATAATTGATGAAGTGAAAAAAGCTGGAAATATTATATTATTTATAGATGAAATTCACACCATAGTAGGTGCTGGTGCTAGTGAAGGTTCTATGGATGCAGCTAATATCTTAAAGCCAGCCTTAGCTCGTGGAGAGCTACATACCGTAGGTGCTACTACGCTAAAAGAATATAGAAAGTATTTTGAAAAAGATGCTGCACTTCAAAGAAGATTTCAGCCAGTAAATGTAGCAGAACCAAGCGTAAATGAAGCACTTCAAATTTTGCGTGGAATAAAAGATAGACTAGAGGTGCATCACAATGTAACTATTACTGATAGTGCTTTAGTAGCGGCTACAAAACTAAGCCATAGATATATAAGCGGTAGATTCTTGCCAGATAAAGCAATTGATTTAATAGATGAAGCAGCTGCAGAATTAAAAATGCAAATTGAGAGTGAGCCATTTGAATTAGCTAAAGCCAAAAGAGAGATAGAGACCTTAATAGTAGAAAAAGAGGCTCTAAAGATGGAGGGCGAGGATAAAAATAGCGAGCGTCTAACTCAAATAGAAAAAGAACTAGCAAATTTAAATGAGAAAAAAAGCTCTTTAGAGATGAAATTTAAAAATGAAAAAGATGTATTTGACTCAATTAGTCAAAGTAAAAAATTAATTGATTCTTTATCTATGCAAGCTGATGAGTATCAAAGAAAGGGCGAATTTGAAAAGGTTGCAGAGCTTAGATATAGCCAAATTCCTCAAGCCCAAAAGAGTATCGCAGATCTAGAGCTTAAATGGAATGAGATGAAAAAAGATGGAGTGTTATTACGCAATGAAGTAGATGAAGATATGGTAGCTGGAATTTTGAGTAAATGGACTGGTATACCAGCTGGCAAAATGTTATCAAATGAAAAAGAGAGATATTTAAATATAGAAAACCATTTAAAACAAAGCGTAATTGGTCAAGATGAAGCGCTGCACGCTCTAGCTAGAGCAATTAAGCGAAATAAAGCTGGTCTAAGTAGTCAAAATCGTCCAATTGGCAGCTTTTTATTCCTTGGGCCTACTGGAGTAGGTAAAACTGAGAGTGCTAAGGCATTGGCGAAGTTCTTATTTGATGATGAAAAAGCTATGATAAGATTTGATATGAGTGAATATATGGAAAAACACGCTGTTAGCAGACTTCTTGGTGCTCCTCCTGGGTATGTTGGGTTTGAAGAGGGTGGACAACTTACTGAAGCAGTAAGAAGAAAGCCATATAGTGTAATTTTATTTGATGAAGTAGAAAAGGCTCATAAAGATGTATTTAATATCTTGCTTGGAATATTAGATGATGGTAGAGCAACTGATAGTAAAGGCGTTACTGTTGATTTTAAAAATACAATAATAATCCTAACAAGCAATATTGGCTCATCAGCTATTATGGATTTAAGTGGTAAAGAGCGAGAAGATGCGATAAATTTAGCTTTAAAAGAGTATTTTAAACCTGAGTTTTTAAATAGATTAGATGATACGATAATCTTTAATCCACTAGGTCAAGATGAGTTAGGTGCGATTGTCGGTATAATGTTTAAAGAGCTTGAGGCTACATTGCTTGGGCGTGGAATAAGAGCAAATTTAAGCCAAAATGCTATAAAATTAATCTCGCAAGCTGGATTTGATGTAGTATATGGTGCTAGACCTTTACGCAGAGCATTGTATGGGCTAGTAGAAGATAAAATAGCAGATATGATCTTAAAAGATGAGATAGCAAGTGGAGATAACATAACCATAGATGCTATAAATGATGAGATTGTAATAAATAAGGGCTAA
- a CDS encoding S41 family peptidase, with product MAASAIALNAQTSQDSRIEALSKLTKTIAVVEKYYVDDINFTQIVDKTISGLLTNLDAHSGYLDEKAFKDMQIQTKGEFGGLGITVGIKDGALTVIAPIDDTPAYKAGVKSGDVILRIDGESTINTTIDEAVNKMRGKPNTPVQITIVRQGEKKPFDLNIIRDIITVESVQAKMIEDENILYLRVTNFDQHVTKKAREFIKKYPKAKGIILDLRNNPGGLLNQAVGLTNLFVQSGVIVSQKGRDKNEDEIHTAQKGNFITNAPLAVLINGGSASASEIVSGALQDLKRAVVIGENSFGKGSVQVIMPVDKKEALRLTVARYYLPSGRTIQAVGVTPDIVVYPGKVPNNENEFNIKEADLKQHLESELDKIKPTNKKKDKDDKNTITQKQIYDDIQLKTAVDSIKILNIK from the coding sequence ATGGCTGCTAGTGCTATTGCTCTAAATGCTCAAACCTCCCAAGATAGTAGAATAGAAGCCCTATCAAAGCTAACCAAAACAATAGCCGTAGTAGAAAAATACTATGTAGATGATATAAATTTTACCCAAATTGTAGATAAAACTATATCTGGACTCTTAACAAACTTAGATGCTCATTCTGGATATTTAGATGAAAAAGCATTTAAGGATATGCAAATTCAAACTAAAGGTGAATTTGGAGGCCTTGGAATAACTGTAGGAATAAAAGATGGAGCTTTAACTGTAATTGCACCAATAGATGATACTCCAGCTTATAAAGCCGGGGTGAAATCTGGCGATGTAATTTTAAGAATAGATGGCGAATCTACCATAAATACCACAATTGATGAAGCTGTAAATAAGATGCGTGGCAAACCAAATACACCTGTGCAAATAACTATCGTAAGACAAGGTGAAAAAAAGCCATTTGATCTAAATATAATAAGAGATATAATCACCGTAGAATCAGTCCAAGCTAAGATGATAGAAGACGAGAATATTCTATATCTAAGAGTTACAAATTTTGACCAACATGTAACTAAAAAAGCTAGAGAATTTATCAAAAAATATCCAAAAGCAAAAGGCATTATCCTAGATCTTAGAAACAATCCAGGTGGTTTATTAAATCAAGCTGTAGGCCTTACTAATTTATTTGTTCAAAGTGGAGTAATCGTATCTCAAAAAGGTAGAGATAAAAATGAAGATGAAATTCACACTGCCCAAAAAGGCAACTTTATAACCAACGCTCCGCTAGCAGTTTTAATAAATGGCGGAAGTGCTAGTGCTAGCGAAATAGTTAGCGGTGCCTTACAAGATCTAAAAAGAGCTGTAGTAATTGGCGAGAATAGCTTTGGCAAAGGAAGCGTTCAAGTCATTATGCCAGTTGATAAAAAAGAAGCTCTAAGGCTAACAGTAGCAAGATATTATCTCCCAAGTGGTAGAACTATTCAAGCTGTAGGCGTAACTCCAGATATTGTCGTATATCCTGGTAAAGTACCAAATAATGAAAACGAATTTAATATAAAAGAAGCCGATCTAAAACAGCACTTAGAGAGTGAATTAGATAAGATTAAGCCAACAAATAAGAAAAAAGATAAAGATGATAAAAACACAATAACACAAAAGCAAATTTATGATGATATTCAGCTTAAAACTGCAGTAGATTCCATAAAAATATTAAATATAAAATAA
- the purC gene encoding phosphoribosylaminoimidazolesuccinocarboxamide synthase has translation MEKSELLYEGKGKKMWSVKGNDELLIAEFKDDLTAFNAEKKGNEAGKGALNNKISTALFKLLQENGIETALIESITETEQLVKKCSIIPLEVVVRNIATGSLSKRLGIKEATVLPFTLVEFYYKDDALGDPLINDEHAILLNTVKSEQDLTKLRHLGRQINSILAPFFASKGLKLVDFKVEFGIDKDGNILLADEISPDSCRFWDANTGEKMDKDRFRQDLGNVKVAYEEVLRRILS, from the coding sequence ATGGAAAAATCAGAACTACTTTACGAAGGTAAAGGTAAAAAAATGTGGTCTGTAAAAGGCAATGACGAATTACTAATAGCTGAGTTTAAAGATGATTTGACAGCATTTAACGCTGAAAAAAAAGGTAATGAAGCAGGAAAAGGTGCGTTAAATAATAAAATTTCAACTGCACTTTTTAAACTCCTACAAGAAAATGGCATAGAAACTGCACTAATAGAAAGCATTACAGAAACTGAACAACTAGTCAAAAAATGCTCAATCATTCCACTAGAAGTAGTAGTAAGAAATATAGCTACAGGTAGCTTAAGCAAAAGACTAGGCATAAAAGAAGCTACAGTATTGCCATTTACTTTAGTTGAATTTTATTACAAAGATGATGCACTAGGCGATCCGCTAATTAATGATGAACACGCAATATTATTAAATACTGTAAAAAGCGAACAAGATTTAACAAAACTTCGCCATCTTGGCAGACAAATTAACTCTATACTTGCTCCATTTTTTGCTTCAAAAGGGTTAAAACTTGTTGATTTTAAAGTTGAATTTGGTATTGATAAAGATGGAAACATCTTATTAGCTGATGAGATTAGTCCTGATAGCTGTAGATTTTGGGATGCAAATACTGGCGAAAAAATGGATAAAGATAGATTTCGTCAAGATTTAGGCAATGTAAAAGTCGCTTACGAAGAAGTCTTACGCAGAATATTATCATAA
- the purS gene encoding phosphoribosylformylglycinamidine synthase subunit PurS: MKVIVNVYLKNGVLDPAGKATKHALESLGFNGVDDVRIGKQIILDLSDNTTDEQIKNMCEELLANTVIEDYEIVKG, encoded by the coding sequence ATGAAAGTAATTGTAAATGTATATCTAAAAAATGGCGTATTAGACCCAGCCGGTAAAGCTACTAAACACGCTTTAGAAAGTCTTGGTTTCAATGGCGTAGATGATGTAAGAATTGGCAAACAGATTATCTTAGACCTAAGTGATAACACTACTGATGAGCAGATTAAAAATATGTGCGAAGAGCTACTAGCAAATACAGTAATAGAAGATTATGAGATAGTAAAAGGCTAA
- the purQ gene encoding phosphoribosylformylglycinamidine synthase subunit PurQ, translating into MRVAIINFPGTNCERDTKYAFDLLGFESEIIWHKETEFKADLIVLPGGFSYGDYLRTAAIAKFSPAMQTVINHAKNGGLLLGICNGFQMLLESGLLPGAMRRNENMSFISKFNHLKVISNNNKFLSNFNNSDLIDIPLAHGEGNYYADSDTIKKLYDDDCVLLKYCDKDGNEISVNGSVDNIAGICNKNKNIFGLMPHPERAVESILGSTDGAKMLKGFLC; encoded by the coding sequence ATGAGAGTAGCTATCATTAATTTCCCTGGTACAAACTGCGAAAGAGATACTAAATACGCTTTTGATTTACTAGGATTTGAATCAGAGATTATCTGGCATAAAGAGACTGAATTTAAAGCAGATTTAATAGTATTACCTGGCGGTTTTAGCTATGGTGATTATCTTAGAACTGCAGCTATTGCTAAGTTTAGCCCAGCTATGCAAACAGTAATAAATCACGCTAAAAACGGCGGATTACTACTTGGAATTTGTAATGGTTTTCAGATGCTTTTAGAGAGCGGACTGCTTCCTGGAGCGATGAGAAGAAACGAAAATATGAGCTTTATTAGCAAATTTAACCATTTAAAAGTAATATCTAATAACAATAAATTCTTATCAAATTTTAATAATTCTGATCTAATAGATATCCCATTAGCTCATGGTGAAGGCAACTATTATGCAGATAGTGATACAATTAAAAAATTATATGATGATGATTGTGTATTGCTAAAATATTGCGATAAAGATGGTAATGAAATTAGCGTAAATGGCTCAGTAGATAATATAGCTGGAATTTGCAATAAAAATAAAAATATATTTGGCTTAATGCCTCATCCTGAAAGAGCAGTAGAGAGCATTCTAGGTAGCACTGATGGAGCTAAAATGCTTAAAGGATTTCTTTGCTAA
- a CDS encoding lysophospholipid acyltransferase family protein, whose translation MKILNKIKNWLYALEIVITVIIVVLIFFIAPSSNLWIRRKWAKMQRFLIGYKIDVIGSPDPRANMIIANHQSMLDIMALEDIHPANICWIAKKEIEDLPFFGNVIRIPKMISIDRKDPRSLPKIVKLVKERVSQGRVIAIFPEGTRGNGDKILKFKSGANIIANKLNLVVQPVLIIGSRKILDSKSISINPGILKVIYMDIVDTSNENWLDDTRAKMQELLEDNLTNIG comes from the coding sequence ATGAAAATATTAAATAAGATAAAAAACTGGCTATATGCTCTTGAGATAGTAATAACTGTTATTATTGTAGTTCTTATATTTTTTATCGCTCCATCTTCAAATCTATGGATAAGACGAAAATGGGCTAAAATGCAAAGGTTTTTAATAGGTTATAAAATAGATGTAATTGGTTCTCCAGACCCAAGAGCCAATATGATAATAGCAAATCATCAAAGTATGCTAGATATAATGGCTTTAGAAGATATCCATCCAGCTAATATCTGCTGGATTGCTAAAAAAGAGATTGAAGATTTACCATTTTTTGGCAATGTAATTCGCATACCAAAAATGATATCAATAGATCGCAAAGATCCAAGATCTCTACCAAAAATAGTAAAATTAGTTAAAGAAAGAGTATCTCAAGGCAGAGTAATAGCAATATTTCCAGAAGGAACTAGAGGCAATGGTGATAAGATCTTAAAATTTAAAAGCGGTGCAAATATTATTGCTAATAAGCTAAATTTAGTCGTTCAACCAGTACTTATAATTGGCTCAAGAAAAATTTTAGATAGCAAAAGCATTAGCATAAACCCAGGAATTCTAAAAGTTATATATATGGATATTGTAGATACTAGCAATGAAAATTGGCTAGATGATACAAGAGCTAAAATGCAAGAGTTGCTAGAAGATAATTTAACAAATATAGGTTAA
- a CDS encoding DedA family protein, which translates to MLENIVTYLVDLVADWGYLGIFLLMALESSFFPFPSEVVMIPAGYLVYTGQMNLYMAFGAGAFGSLAGALFNYYLCYFLGRPFIAKYGKYVGITDEKMTKFESFFNRYGEISTFNCRLIPGIRQYISLPAGLAKMNIFTFSLYTTLGAGIWVAILLAIGYYIGDQKELIKEYLTQITIYLLLVVGLITAIYIYLHKRKSLKR; encoded by the coding sequence ATGTTAGAAAATATTGTAACTTATTTGGTTGATTTAGTAGCTGATTGGGGATATTTAGGGATATTTTTATTAATGGCTTTAGAGAGTAGCTTTTTTCCTTTTCCTAGCGAGGTAGTTATGATTCCAGCTGGTTATTTGGTTTATACTGGGCAGATGAATTTATATATGGCATTTGGTGCTGGAGCGTTTGGGAGTCTTGCTGGAGCGCTTTTTAACTACTATCTATGCTACTTTTTAGGTAGGCCATTTATAGCAAAATATGGCAAATATGTCGGTATCACAGATGAAAAAATGACTAAATTTGAGAGCTTTTTTAACCGTTATGGAGAAATTTCTACATTTAATTGCCGTTTAATTCCAGGTATTAGGCAATATATTAGCCTACCAGCCGGACTTGCAAAGATGAATATTTTTACTTTTAGTTTATATACTACACTTGGGGCTGGAATTTGGGTTGCAATTTTGCTAGCTATAGGTTACTATATTGGCGATCAAAAAGAGCTAATTAAAGAGTATTTAACACAAATTACCATCTATCTACTCTTAGTAGTAGGATTAATTACTGCTATTTACATATATCTACATAAAAGAAAGTCGCTTAAGAGATGA
- a CDS encoding AEC family transporter has protein sequence MIVYPLFSMFILLFSGYLAKRVRIISPNSAIVFLDFILWFALPALIFDKVYHLNIDTTLISVIITGFFSSFFAAFVAISVGIMLKFTRPTLASIALLSLFGNTLFIGIPITQGLYGQSAINDVIFYDQIVTALPISILGPLILSFGAPTRVSIIQNSIKIIKFPPFIALSLALILKNFNLPEIIFDPLKMFSNSVIPVALFAVGMKLGFNSIKSSYKSCSIVIGAKMILAPIIFLLIAKAFGFEINQKWIIGLIEVATPPMVLASAMILKANLDSNLAISAVAIGMIALFFTMPTLYLIAT, from the coding sequence ATGATTGTATATCCACTATTTTCAATGTTTATATTGTTATTTAGTGGATATCTTGCTAAAAGAGTTAGGATTATCTCACCAAATAGTGCTATAGTATTTTTAGATTTTATACTTTGGTTTGCCTTACCTGCTTTAATATTTGATAAGGTCTATCATCTAAATATCGATACTACATTAATAAGTGTGATAATTACTGGATTTTTCTCATCATTTTTTGCTGCTTTTGTGGCTATTAGCGTTGGAATAATGCTTAAATTTACACGCCCTACTTTAGCTAGTATAGCCTTGCTTAGTCTATTTGGCAATACCTTATTTATCGGTATTCCTATTACTCAAGGACTTTATGGGCAAAGTGCAATAAATGATGTTATATTTTATGATCAAATTGTTACTGCTTTACCTATTAGCATACTAGGGCCATTAATACTTAGTTTTGGCGCACCTACAAGAGTATCAATTATCCAAAATAGTATAAAAATAATTAAATTCCCTCCATTTATAGCTCTTAGTTTGGCTCTTATTTTAAAAAATTTCAATCTTCCAGAAATTATTTTTGATCCTCTTAAAATGTTCTCAAATAGCGTTATACCAGTAGCACTTTTTGCTGTTGGAATGAAGCTTGGATTTAATAGCATCAAAAGCTCATATAAAAGCTGTTCTATAGTAATTGGAGCTAAGATGATATTGGCTCCAATTATATTTTTACTAATTGCTAAGGCTTTTGGTTTTGAGATAAATCAAAAATGGATCATAGGCCTAATAGAGGTTGCAACACCGCCAATGGTTTTAGCAAGTGCAATGATATTAAAGGCGAATTTAGATTCTAATTTAGCTATATCAGCAGTAGCTATTGGAATGATAGCACTATTTTTTACCATGCCAACGCTATATCTTATCGCTACTTAA
- the fliP gene encoding flagellar type III secretion system pore protein FliP (The bacterial flagellar biogenesis protein FliP forms a type III secretion system (T3SS)-type pore required for flagellar assembly.), whose translation MGLLFLIFASSFGADTVTVPTMNLSLSAPDTPQQLVTSLNVLVVLTLLALAPSLIFVMTSFLRLVIVFSFLRQAMGTQQMPPTNVLISLALILTFFIMEPVAKQSYEQGIKPYLDEQISYQEAFDRGSKPFKEFMIRNTREKDLALFYRIRDLPNPATVDDIPFTIAAPAFIISELKTAFEIGFLLYLPFLVIDMVVSSVLMAMGMMMLPPVMISLPFKLLIFVLVDGWNLLVGNLVASFK comes from the coding sequence TTGGGTTTATTATTTTTGATATTTGCTTCTAGTTTTGGTGCTGATACAGTTACTGTACCTACGATGAATCTTAGTCTTAGCGCACCAGATACACCACAACAGCTAGTAACAAGCCTAAATGTCCTTGTAGTTCTTACTCTACTTGCTCTTGCACCGTCGCTTATTTTTGTTATGACTAGCTTTTTACGCTTAGTTATAGTGTTTTCATTTTTACGTCAAGCTATGGGTACTCAGCAGATGCCACCTACTAATGTGCTTATATCTTTGGCTTTAATTTTGACATTTTTTATTATGGAACCAGTGGCTAAACAAAGTTATGAACAAGGTATAAAGCCATATTTAGATGAGCAAATTAGCTATCAAGAGGCTTTTGATAGAGGTTCAAAGCCTTTTAAAGAATTTATGATACGCAATACTAGAGAGAAGGATTTAGCTTTATTTTATAGAATTCGCGACTTGCCTAATCCAGCTACGGTAGATGATATACCATTTACAATAGCAGCACCGGCATTTATTATTAGTGAGTTAAAAACAGCATTTGAGATAGGATTTTTGCTATACTTACCATTTTTGGTAATTGATATGGTAGTTAGTTCTGTATTAATGGCAATGGGTATGATGATGTTACCCCCAGTTATGATATCCTTGCCGTTTAAGTTGCTTATTTTTGTTCTTGTAGATGGATGGAATCTTTTAGTAGGAAATCTCGTAGCAAGTTTTAAGTAG
- the cmoA gene encoding carboxy-S-adenosyl-L-methionine synthase CmoA codes for MRDEVFKNVISKQFEFDESVASVFDDMVSRSVPFYKQTQELIVLFLSKRLGQGAKVVDLGCSTATTLLELYRLRPDLELVGLDSSPAMLQRATNRANGYGAKLNLIEADILEYDYGKADAVLLNYTLQFIRPIKRDDFVKKIFASLEYDGLFVFSEKLVYDDKKLDLEMINIYQEYKEAQGYSKFEIAQKRQALENVLIPYSENENKELCKNAGFCNVETLFKWANFASFVAFK; via the coding sequence GTGAGAGATGAGGTCTTTAAAAATGTAATAAGCAAGCAGTTTGAATTTGATGAAAGTGTAGCTAGTGTATTTGATGATATGGTATCTAGATCGGTGCCATTTTATAAACAGACTCAAGAGCTGATTGTTTTATTTTTATCTAAAAGATTAGGGCAGGGTGCTAAGGTTGTTGATCTTGGATGCTCTACTGCTACTACGCTTTTAGAACTTTATAGATTGCGTCCTGATCTTGAACTTGTAGGTTTAGATAGTAGTCCTGCTATGTTACAAAGAGCTACAAATAGAGCCAATGGATATGGTGCAAAGCTTAATCTTATAGAGGCTGATATTTTAGAATATGATTATGGCAAGGCTGATGCAGTGCTTTTAAATTATACATTACAGTTTATTAGACCTATTAAAAGAGATGATTTTGTAAAGAAAATTTTTGCTAGTTTGGAATATGATGGTTTATTTGTATTTAGCGAAAAGCTAGTATATGATGATAAAAAGCTAGATTTAGAGATGATTAATATATATCAAGAGTATAAAGAAGCTCAAGGTTACTCTAAATTTGAGATAGCTCAAAAGCGTCAAGCGTTAGAAAATGTTTTGATACCATATAGTGAAAATGAGAATAAGGAGCTATGTAAAAATGCTGGATTTTGTAATGTAGAAACCTTGTTTAAATGGGCAAATTTTGCCTCATTTGTAGCATTTAAGTAG
- a CDS encoding bifunctional riboflavin kinase/FAD synthetase, which produces MLNYSTISKSSVKSVAIGSFDGIHKGHKELIKKLGDGGALVVIRNGRACLTPGDRRQEYSGVPCFYYELKDILDLRGDEFIDMLKRDFVNLNKIVVGYDFKFGKDRAWDKHDLGHIFSGEVVVVDEFCFDGLGVHSSAIKRFLRDGDIYRANRLLGREYSVVGKVIAGQGIGKEHLYATLNLDITPYLAPCDGVYATRTKIDENTYSSITFVGYRLSTDGKFAIENHILDNDIDITPNSVRVCFVEWIRDNKKFDSLDELKKQIAKDIIIAKNVAKSCDLSIDEISLHSRNLEGVYK; this is translated from the coding sequence ATATTGAACTATTCTACTATTTCAAAAAGTAGTGTAAAATCTGTAGCTATTGGAAGTTTTGATGGTATTCACAAAGGGCATAAAGAGTTAATTAAAAAGCTTGGCGATGGTGGTGCTTTGGTTGTAATACGCAATGGTAGAGCCTGTTTAACTCCAGGAGATAGACGCCAAGAGTATAGCGGTGTACCTTGTTTTTATTATGAACTTAAGGATATTTTGGATCTTAGAGGTGATGAGTTTATAGATATGCTTAAGAGGGATTTTGTAAATTTAAATAAGATTGTAGTTGGCTATGATTTTAAATTTGGCAAAGATAGAGCCTGGGATAAGCATGATTTGGGTCATATTTTTAGCGGTGAGGTAGTTGTAGTAGATGAGTTTTGCTTTGATGGGCTTGGAGTGCATAGTTCAGCTATTAAAAGATTTTTACGCGATGGTGATATATATAGGGCTAATCGCCTATTGGGTCGTGAGTATAGTGTAGTTGGCAAGGTGATAGCTGGTCAAGGAATTGGCAAAGAGCATCTATACGCTACTTTAAATTTAGATATAACTCCATATTTGGCACCTTGTGATGGAGTTTATGCTACAAGGACAAAGATAGATGAAAACACTTATAGCTCTATAACATTTGTTGGATATAGGCTTAGTACTGATGGCAAGTTTGCTATTGAAAATCATATCTTAGATAATGATATAGATATAACGCCTAATAGTGTGAGGGTTTGCTTTGTAGAGTGGATTAGGGATAATAAGAAATTTGATAGCCTTGATGAGCTTAAAAAGCAGATCGCAAAAGATATAATAATAGCTAAAAATGTTGCTAAAAGCTGTGATTTAAGCATAGATGAGATAAGCTTGCACTCAAGAAATTTAGAAGGGGTTTATAAGTGA